The following proteins are encoded in a genomic region of Catellatospora sp. TT07R-123:
- a CDS encoding type II toxin-antitoxin system VapB family antitoxin, translating into MAKTLIDIDEDALALAMAEFGTSTKVETVNRALREIAQRRRERVDQFMRIALLTADRLAETDVDREAWQ; encoded by the coding sequence ATGGCCAAGACGCTCATCGACATCGACGAGGACGCGCTCGCCCTCGCGATGGCCGAGTTCGGCACCTCCACCAAGGTCGAGACGGTGAACCGGGCGCTGCGCGAGATCGCCCAACGGCGTCGCGAGCGGGTCGACCAGTTCATGCGGATCGCCCTGCTGACGGCGGACCGCCTCGCGGAGACCGACGTCGACCGGGAAGCCTGGCAGTGA
- a CDS encoding ABC transporter permease: MRSLWRWFAEKWVFLLGLLLLGYLFVPIAVVLLLSFNQPGSRNTTYVLDFNDLHFTMDNWTNMCGAAGLCDSLQRSIIIGFSATVISTILGTLISFALVRYRFIGRGATNTLIFLPMATPEIVMGTSLLTLFIGAKLPLGFLTILIAHVMFCISFVVVTVKARLAGLDPRLQEAAMDLYATPWQAFRLVILPLVMPGIVAASLLAFSLSFDDFIITNFVTGTSGYDTFPMFIWGSNLRGIPPQVNAVASAMFLISFAFVIAGQLRTRRRSARRAATS; the protein is encoded by the coding sequence ATGCGCTCCCTCTGGCGCTGGTTCGCCGAGAAATGGGTGTTCCTGCTGGGGCTGCTGCTGCTCGGGTACCTGTTCGTCCCGATCGCGGTGGTGCTGCTGCTGTCGTTCAACCAGCCGGGCAGCCGCAACACCACGTACGTGCTGGACTTCAACGACCTGCACTTCACCATGGACAACTGGACGAACATGTGCGGCGCTGCGGGGCTGTGCGACTCGCTCCAGCGCAGCATCATCATCGGCTTCAGCGCGACGGTGATCTCGACCATTCTGGGCACTCTGATCTCGTTCGCCCTGGTCCGCTACCGGTTCATCGGCCGGGGTGCCACCAACACCCTGATCTTCCTGCCGATGGCCACGCCGGAAATCGTCATGGGCACTTCGTTGTTGACACTGTTCATCGGGGCAAAGTTGCCGCTGGGCTTCTTGACGATCCTGATCGCGCATGTCATGTTCTGCATATCGTTCGTGGTGGTCACCGTGAAGGCGCGGCTGGCCGGGCTCGACCCAAGGCTCCAGGAGGCGGCGATGGACCTCTACGCGACGCCGTGGCAGGCGTTCCGTCTGGTCATCCTGCCCCTGGTCATGCCCGGGATCGTGGCGGCGTCGCTGCTGGCGTTCTCGCTCAGCTTCGACGACTTCATCATCACGAACTTCGTGACCGGCACCAGCGGCTACGACACGTTCCCCATGTTCATCTGGGGCTCGAACCTGCGCGGCATCCCGCCGCAGGTCAACGCCGTGGCCAGTGCCATGTTCCTGATCTCGTTCGCGTTCGTCATCGCCGGCCAGCTGCGCACCCGTCGCCGCTCGGCCCGCCGCGCCGCGACCAGCTGA
- a CDS encoding PIN domain nuclease — protein MIYLVDKSAWEQLRYSDAARQSMITRFLDGSIATCPVIAAEMCFSARNHAELTAMRTEYETVLWLETSDAAQRRMLDVMQLLALRGHHRSVGIPDLLVAATAEAHGATILHYDSDFERIADVTGQAHEWIVPRGSGHADTRRA, from the coding sequence GTGATCTACCTCGTCGACAAGTCGGCGTGGGAGCAGTTGCGCTACAGCGACGCGGCACGGCAGTCGATGATCACCAGGTTCCTCGACGGCTCGATCGCGACCTGCCCCGTCATCGCGGCCGAGATGTGCTTCTCCGCCCGCAACCACGCCGAGCTGACCGCCATGCGCACGGAGTACGAGACCGTGCTGTGGCTGGAGACCAGCGACGCCGCACAGCGCCGGATGCTCGACGTCATGCAGCTGCTGGCCCTGCGCGGCCACCACCGCAGCGTGGGCATTCCGGACCTGCTCGTCGCCGCCACGGCCGAGGCGCACGGGGCCACGATCCTGCACTACGACAGCGATTTCGAGCGAATCGCCGACGTCACCGGCCAGGCGCACGAGTGGATCGTCCCGCGTGGCAGCGGGCACGCCGACACCAGACGCGCTTGA
- a CDS encoding ABC transporter permease, producing the protein MAALIPAGGSGAAVDAAPAAPAAGMRAHRWVPYALLAPGLLWLVVFFIVPVWQLFAASLWDPNGSIETGYAMTWSWSNYAAAWDMFHVQFLRSLWYAFITTVVCVLLAYPLAYAIAIKGGRWKNLMLVGVIAPFFTSYLVRTYSWKAILADTGPVVEFLKWIHVLGPDGRLLATEFAVIAGLVYNFLPFMVLPLYASLEKLDVRLLEAARDLYHGPVRSFLRVTLPLSMPGVVAGTLLCFIPATGDYVNAQLLGGPNTQMIGSVIQSRFLVVNDYPIASALSVMLMVTILVLVTVYVSTAGTEEVV; encoded by the coding sequence ATGGCCGCTCTGATCCCCGCCGGCGGCTCGGGCGCGGCGGTCGACGCCGCGCCCGCGGCGCCCGCGGCGGGCATGCGCGCGCACCGCTGGGTCCCCTACGCGCTGCTCGCCCCCGGCCTGCTCTGGCTGGTCGTCTTCTTCATCGTGCCGGTGTGGCAGCTGTTCGCGGCGAGCCTGTGGGACCCCAACGGCTCGATCGAGACCGGCTACGCGATGACCTGGTCGTGGAGCAACTACGCGGCCGCCTGGGACATGTTCCACGTGCAGTTCCTGCGCTCGCTGTGGTACGCGTTCATCACCACCGTGGTCTGCGTGCTGCTGGCCTACCCCCTGGCCTACGCGATCGCGATCAAGGGCGGGCGCTGGAAGAACCTGATGCTGGTCGGCGTGATCGCGCCGTTCTTCACCAGCTACCTGGTCCGGACGTACTCGTGGAAGGCGATCCTGGCCGACACCGGCCCGGTGGTCGAGTTCCTGAAGTGGATCCACGTGCTCGGCCCGGACGGCCGCCTGCTGGCCACCGAGTTCGCCGTGATCGCGGGCCTGGTCTACAACTTCCTGCCGTTCATGGTGCTGCCGCTCTACGCCAGCCTGGAGAAGCTGGACGTGCGCCTGCTGGAGGCCGCCCGCGACCTCTACCACGGGCCGGTGCGCAGCTTCCTCCGCGTCACGCTGCCGCTGTCCATGCCGGGCGTGGTGGCGGGCACCCTGCTCTGCTTCATCCCGGCGACCGGCGACTACGTCAACGCGCAGCTGCTGGGCGGGCCGAACACCCAGATGATCGGCAGCGTCATCCAGTCGCGGTTCCTGGTGGTCAACGACTACCCGATCGCGTCGGCGCTGTCCGTCATGCTCATGGTGACGATCCTGGTGCTGGTGACGGTCTACGTCAGCACCGCCGGCACGGAGGAGGTGGTCTGA
- a CDS encoding saccharopine dehydrogenase family protein yields the protein MRILLVGAGGVGSAAASIAARRDFFQLMVVADYSLERAQKAVSGHDDRFVAARLDASNAEDVAALCRAHGITHVLNAVDPRFVMPIFDGAYAAGADYLDMAMSLSRPHPTDPYTRTGVVLGEEQFAKAVDWAAKERLALVGIGVEPGLSDIFARYAADHLFAEIDEIGVRDGSNITVDGFDFAPSFSIWTTIEECLNPPIIWERERGWFTTAPFSEPEVFDFPEGIGPVECVNVEHEEVLLIPRWVDARRVTFKYGLGSEFIEILKTVHKLGLDSTRPIPIGGGKSPVMVSPRDVLAAQLPDPATLGSRMRGKTCAGTWVRGRALDGKTREVYLYHVVDNEWSMREYGHQAVVWQTAVNPVVALELLSERVWQGVGVLGPEALDPVPFLNKLTEYGSPWGVREQQPFRPTNQLRQQVAA from the coding sequence ATGCGTATCCTGCTGGTCGGCGCCGGAGGCGTCGGCAGTGCAGCAGCCTCAATCGCCGCACGCCGTGATTTCTTCCAGCTCATGGTGGTGGCGGACTACTCCCTGGAGCGGGCCCAGAAGGCCGTCTCCGGGCACGACGACCGCTTCGTCGCGGCCCGCCTGGACGCCTCGAACGCCGAGGACGTCGCGGCGCTGTGCCGCGCGCACGGGATCACCCACGTGCTGAACGCGGTCGACCCCCGCTTCGTCATGCCGATCTTCGACGGGGCGTATGCCGCAGGCGCCGACTACCTCGACATGGCCATGTCGCTGTCGCGCCCGCACCCCACTGATCCCTACACCCGGACCGGGGTGGTGCTCGGCGAGGAGCAGTTCGCCAAGGCCGTCGACTGGGCCGCCAAGGAGCGGCTGGCCCTGGTCGGCATCGGCGTCGAGCCGGGCCTGTCCGACATCTTCGCCCGCTACGCCGCCGACCACCTGTTCGCCGAGATCGACGAGATCGGGGTGCGGGACGGGTCCAACATCACCGTGGACGGGTTCGACTTCGCCCCGTCGTTCTCGATCTGGACCACCATCGAGGAGTGCCTCAACCCGCCGATCATCTGGGAGCGCGAGCGCGGCTGGTTCACCACCGCCCCGTTCAGCGAGCCCGAGGTGTTCGACTTCCCCGAAGGCATCGGCCCGGTCGAGTGCGTCAACGTGGAGCACGAGGAGGTCCTGCTCATCCCGCGCTGGGTCGACGCCCGGCGGGTCACCTTCAAGTACGGCCTGGGCAGCGAGTTCATCGAGATCCTGAAGACGGTGCACAAGCTGGGCCTGGACTCCACCCGCCCGATCCCGATCGGCGGCGGCAAGTCGCCGGTCATGGTGTCGCCGCGCGACGTGCTCGCCGCGCAGCTGCCCGACCCGGCCACGCTGGGCTCGCGCATGCGCGGCAAGACCTGCGCCGGCACCTGGGTGCGCGGGCGCGCACTGGACGGCAAGACCAGGGAGGTCTACCTCTACCACGTCGTCGACAACGAGTGGTCCATGCGCGAGTACGGCCACCAGGCCGTGGTGTGGCAGACGGCCGTCAACCCGGTCGTCGCGCTGGAACTGCTCAGCGAGCGGGTGTGGCAGGGCGTCGGGGTGCTCGGCCCCGAGGCGCTGGACCCGGTGCCGTTCCTGAACAAGCTCACCGAGTACGGCTCCCCCTGGGGCGTACGTGAGCAGCAGCCGTTCCGCCCCACCAACCAGCTCCGCCAGCAGGTAGCCGCCTGA
- a CDS encoding FAD-binding oxidoreductase produces MRAKGSKLWASALADASPTPYWTDRPERPAPVPPLTSATTAQLAVIGGGYSGLWTALAAKERDPSADVVLLESGVCGHAASGRNGGFCSASLTHGLANGVDRFPGEITELERLGRENLDQIEDTLVRYGIDCDFERTGELEVATSAYQLDWLHESAELTRSMGYHAEVFDAGQVRAQVDSPTYLGGWWDRDRVAMLDPAKLAWGLRQACLSLGVRIYEGTPVLGVATQRDGLVLRTPHGEVRASRVALATNAFGPLVRKLKRYLIPVYDYALMTEPLSDAQLAAVGWQNRQGLGDSANQFHYYRLTADNRILFGGYDAIYHFGNRIAPTLEQREATFERLAEHFFTTFPQLEGLRFSHSWGGVIDTCTRFCAFFGTAFDGRLAYAAGYTGLGVGATRFGAQVMLDQLHGLDTERTRLDFVRSKPWPLPPEPLRSLGIQLTRWSLARADEHQGRRNLWLRTLDHAGLGFDS; encoded by the coding sequence ATGCGGGCCAAAGGATCAAAACTGTGGGCGTCGGCGCTAGCAGATGCGTCGCCGACGCCGTACTGGACGGACCGGCCGGAGCGGCCGGCACCCGTACCCCCGCTGACCAGCGCGACCACCGCGCAGCTGGCCGTGATCGGGGGTGGCTACAGCGGCCTGTGGACGGCGCTGGCGGCCAAGGAGCGCGACCCGTCAGCCGACGTGGTGCTCCTGGAGTCGGGGGTGTGCGGCCACGCCGCCTCCGGTAGAAACGGTGGATTCTGCTCCGCGAGCCTGACCCATGGGCTCGCCAACGGGGTGGACCGGTTCCCGGGCGAGATCACCGAGCTGGAACGGCTCGGCCGGGAGAACCTCGACCAGATCGAGGACACGCTGGTGCGGTACGGCATCGACTGCGACTTCGAGCGCACCGGTGAGCTGGAGGTGGCCACCTCCGCGTACCAGCTGGACTGGCTGCACGAGTCGGCGGAGCTGACCCGGTCCATGGGTTACCACGCCGAGGTGTTCGACGCCGGCCAGGTGCGGGCGCAGGTCGACTCGCCCACCTACCTGGGCGGCTGGTGGGACCGCGACCGGGTCGCCATGCTCGACCCGGCGAAGCTGGCCTGGGGCCTGCGGCAGGCGTGCCTGTCGCTCGGGGTGCGCATCTACGAGGGCACTCCGGTGCTCGGCGTGGCCACCCAGCGCGACGGACTGGTCCTGCGCACCCCGCACGGCGAGGTGCGGGCGAGCCGGGTCGCGCTGGCGACCAACGCCTTCGGCCCGCTGGTGCGCAAGCTCAAGCGCTACCTGATCCCGGTGTACGACTACGCCCTGATGACCGAGCCGCTGAGCGACGCCCAGCTGGCCGCGGTCGGCTGGCAGAACCGGCAGGGCCTGGGCGACTCGGCCAACCAGTTCCACTACTACCGGCTCACCGCCGACAACCGGATCCTGTTCGGCGGATACGACGCGATCTACCACTTCGGCAACCGGATCGCACCGACGCTGGAACAGCGGGAGGCCACCTTCGAGCGGCTGGCAGAGCACTTCTTCACCACGTTCCCGCAGTTGGAGGGCTTGCGCTTCTCCCACAGCTGGGGCGGGGTGATCGACACCTGCACCCGGTTCTGCGCGTTCTTCGGCACGGCCTTCGACGGCCGGCTGGCGTACGCGGCCGGGTACACCGGACTCGGCGTGGGCGCGACCCGCTTCGGGGCCCAGGTGATGCTCGACCAGCTGCACGGTCTCGACACCGAACGCACGAGGCTCGACTTCGTCCGCAGCAAGCCCTGGCCGCTGCCGCCGGAGCCGCTGCGCTCGCTCGGCATCCAGCTCACCCGCTGGTCGCTGGCGCGCGCCGACGAGCACCAGGGGCGCCGCAACCTGTGGCTGCGCACCCTGGACCACGCCGGCCTCGGCTTCGACTCCTGA